The genomic region CAGGGCCTGGACGACGATCTTGTTCGCCGTCGAGGTGCCGTTGGTAACGAAATAGCTGCTCTTCGCCCCGAAGGCGCGGGCCGCTTTCTCCTGGGCGCGCTTGATGGGCCCGTGAGGCTGGAGCAGCGAATCGAGCCCGCCGGTGGTGGCGGAGGTCTCCGCGAGAAAGATGTTCTCGCCGTAGAATTCACCCATGTCCCGTATCCAATGGGATTTGCTGATCGAGTTTCCCCGCGAGATGGGAAGCGCGTGGAAGACCCCCGTCGGCCGGTGGCTGTATTCCCGGAGCGCGTTGAAAAAGGGGGTCTCGTAGCGGTCGTCGATCCCTTTCAGGATGCTGAGGTGGAGCTCGAGGTAGTCCTCCTGCTGGTAGAACACCCTTCGAAAGGCCCGGCCGGTATGCCCGGCGACGTTTCGCAGCGGATCGTCGGTCACGAGGAAGAGGTCGAGCTCCGGCCTCAGCGCTTTCAACGTCTCCCCGAGCGCCCGGCTCGGCATGATCTCCAGCTTGTCCCCGAGCGCCTCGACGTCCACGAGCGCCAGGTAATCTCGAATCGCGGGCAGCGTCGTCGCGGACTCGAAGGGAAAGCTGTAGCGTATGACGACGCTCTGGATGTTATGGTTGAAGAGGGTCGCGATGACGGCGTCCTCGAAGCTTCCCACGACGACCACGTCGTAAACGAACTCATCCTGATCGCGCCTCATGCCGAGCATGCGCTTTCTCACGTCCTGGTGATCGGGGGTTCCGCCACCGACGACCTCGTCCACGACGAGCACTTCGCAGTAGGGCCTCGAGCCGGATGCACCAATGTGCTCGACGATCTCCGCGCCGCTCGCGTCCATCGTGTCGAAATCCTCGTGAAAGATCTCGCTCACGTCGCGACGGCGATAAGAGTCGCCAACCAGGAGGCGCACCACGCGCTCGGTCTGGCGGGCCTGGGCGACGAACAGACCACGCTTGAGAAGGCTCGCGAGCTGATTCACCGCCCGGGTGCCGGGGAAGGAAAAGTACGCTTCGATCTCGGACAGCACCTTGAGCGTGCGGGTGATCTCTTCTTGAAGCGGCCTGGTGTCCTTGCCGCGTCGCTCGGAACGCTCGCGCCGGGACGTCAGCTGCTTGAGCTCGTTCCAGGTATCGGTTCTCAGTTGAGATGCATCGTAATAGGCCCGAAACGATTCGTCTCTCGCGGCGCGCGGCGACCCGGCCGTACCCTTCATTCCTTCACCTCCGTCCGGGCCGCCGGGCGCAGGCCTTTCTTGGATCCCCGGGTCGGCTTCTCGAGCGGACCGAGCTCGTGGAAGAAACCGTGCTCGCGCCAGTTGGGACCGTAAACGGGAAACTGCACCGTCCGGTCACGGAAGCTCTTGAGAGCCTGGCCGAGCCCGCGCAAACCGACCTCGCGGCTCCGGCGGACGCGGTCGAGGTCGATCTCGAGCGGGAACATCTCTTCGCCCGCGGCTCCCTGATGGAGCACGTCTCCGTGCGGGCCCACGACGATGGACCGGCCGATGCCACCATCACCCGCGCCGTTCACGTCGAAAAAGAAGAGCTGCTGCTGGGCGGCAGTAGCCCGCGCGATGGCGAGCTCCACGTCGCGATCGATGCTCGAAGTGAGCGTGGGGTGGAGGATGACCTCGGCCCCCATCGCCGCGAGGGTGCGCGAAGTCTCGGGAAACCACATGTCGTAGCACACCGAGACTCCGAACCGGCCGATTTCGGGAACGTCGAAGACGAAAAACTCCTCCCCCCCCGACACGCCCTCTTCGTAGGGGTAGAAAGGGAACATCTTTCGGTAACGCCCCACGAGGTTGCCCTCCGGGTCGATGATGCTGGCGGTATTGTAGATGCGCTCGCCGTCGCGCTCGAACATGCTCCCGGGAACAAGCCAGATGCCGTGTCTCCGCGCGAGCTCCCGGAAGCGGTCTTCCGTCTTGTTGGGGAACGGCTGGGCGTTCACCGTTAGCGGACCGAAGAACGCGAGCTCGCTGAACACGACCATCTGAACCCAGGGATAGACGCTCATCAGCACGTTCAGCCGACTCTCCATGCGGCTCGCGTTCTCTTCGACGGCGGAGATCCATTGCTGGATACCAGCGATGGCGAATAACGTGCTCATCAGGCCCCTTCCCCGGCGGCGGACAAAACGGCTTCTTCCACGACATCAAGCTTACGTTCGAGGGGGGAATCGTCGATGATGGACGGCGAGAGGACGCGAACGACATCGACGATGGTGCAGCATTCGTCTCTCGTGACCTCGATGCCGGCGGAGAGAACCGACTCGTCACCGTTGCTTCTGCTTCCGCCGATCGTTTTTCCCTTCACGTCCGTTTTGCCGACCGTTACACCTATCCGACACGAGAATTCTAAACGATGCGATCTTCCGACATCCAGGGCGTTACCTCCTCATCGTTACCTGGGCTTCCGTGTTGATGAATTCGCAGAGGTCGATGACTTTCCGCGAGTGTTTTCAGACCGGCTCGGTGCCTCCTTTCTTGCCGAGGGTCGGGCGGCCATGGTATATGCATCGAGTCGGCAAGGATACTTCGAGGCAAGCTCGACGGAGCCAGGAGCGCTGACGAAACGGGGCCTTCAGAGCATGAGCTCCTCCCGCTGGCAAGAGGTCAAGTCTATCGTCGACGCTGCCCTGGAGCGTGACGAGTCGGAACGAGCGCGTTTCCTCGAGGAGGCCTGCCGGGACCCCGACCTCCGCCGGGAGGTGGAGTCCCTCCTGGGCTTCCAAAGCACCGGCTTTCTCGAACGCTCACCCGTCGAACCGGCGCTGGAGTCGGAGCGGGACGATCCGTCCGGGGCGCTCGTCGGCCAGATGCTCTCGAACTACAAAGTGCTCTCGGAGCTCAGCCGCGGCGGGATGGGCATCGTCTACCGCGCTCTCGACGTGAAGCTGAAACGAGAAGTCGCCATCAAGGTCCTTCCGCCGCATCTCATGGCGAATCAGGAGCGCAAGCGTCGCTTCATCCGGGAGGCCCAGGCCGCCGCGGCCCTCGAGCATCCTCACATCGGTGTCATCTACGAGATCGACGACGTCGGCGACCTGACGTTCATCGTCATGGAACTGATACAGGGCGAGAAGCTGTCGGACTTGCTCTCTCGGGAACGTCTCGGCGCCAAGCGGTCGCTTCGCCTGATTACGGAGATTGCCGAAGGTCTCTCGCGCGCGCACGAGAGAGGCATCGTTCATCGGGACGTCAAGCCGGGAAACGTCATGATCACCAAGGACGGGCACGCGAAGATCATCGATTTCGGGCTCGCAAAACTCGTGGAGCCTTCCGGCGCTCGCGATACGGCAGCCTTCACGGCAACCGCGGCGAGGACGGACCCCGGCGTCGTCGTGGGGACGGTGTCGTACATGTCTCCGGAGCAGGCGCGCGGCGAGGCCGTCGACCACCGGAGCGACATCTTCAGTCTGGGCATCCTCCTCTACGAGATGCTCACGGGTAAGCTCCCGTTCCGAGGCCCGAGCGGGGCCGAGACCCTGAACGCCATCATCAATACCCCGGCGCCCCCCATCGAAGCCTCGGTGGAATACCCTCCCCGCCTTCAGCGGATCCTCGATCGGTGCCTCGCGAAGAGACCGGAGGAGCGATACGCCCATATGGCCCCGCTCGTGTCGGACCTGCGGGCCGCGGAGTGGGACGCACGCCGCCCATCGGATCGCTTTCGGATCGTTCCCCGTTCGATTCGGCTCACTGCGGCGATCGTGGCGGTAGCGGTAGTGGTTGGCATTGGCGTCACCGCGTACCTCTCTCGAGACCGGCCGCGTCCCGAGCTCAGCCAGCCCGTCCAGGTGACGCTCGCCCTGGGTGTCGAGGACTACCCCGCATGGTCTCCGGACGGCCGATTCCTCGCCTACGCATCGAGCGAGAGCGGCGTCTTTCGTGGAGGAAACTGGGACATCGAAATCGCGCAGCTCGGGAGCGGTGCGCCGTTGAACCGAACGCGCGACTACGACGGCGTCGATTCCTATCCGAGCTGGTCTCCTGATGGAAGTCAGATCGCCTTTCATTCCGGCCGTGACGGAGGCGGGGTCTTTCTCATGAGTCCCTTGGGAGGCACCCCGCGTCGAATCGTTCCCCCGGAGCGCTCGCAGCACGCCGAGTTCTCGAGCGCTCCGTGCTGGTCGAGGCACGGCACCGAGCTCGCCTTCATCGACCATACCGAGCTGGAAGTCCTCACTCTTGCGACGGGCGCCTTCCGCCGGTTTTCCCTGCCGGGAAGCTCGGCAACTCGATATGATCCGAGCTGGTCGCCCGACGAAAAGCTCATCGCCTACGTCGCGGCGCAGAATCGTACCGCTACGGTGACTCAGCTCTGGGTGCTCCGCCTCGCCGATGGAGAAGCCCTTCCCCTGACCGACGGGAAGTCCAAGGTCTGGAGCCCCGGCTGGTCACTTGACGGGCGCTCGATGTACTTCGTTTCCGACCGGGGCGGCGCCATGGACCTCTGGCAGCTTGCGGTAGCGCCCGATGGGCGGCCGCGCGGCGAACCGCGTGCCCTCACGGTGGGAGTCGGCATGAGACGGGCCGCTCTCTCCGCCGATGGGACCCGGCTCGCCTACTCCGATGGCGGGCGCATCGCCAACCTCTGGCGCGTACCAATCTTCGAAGACCGCGCCGCCACCTGGAGCGACGCCGAACAGCTCACGTTCGATCAATCTCTCATCACGTTTGTAGAGGTTTCACCGGATGGACGGCGCCTCGCCTTCAACTCGCGACGAGCGGGGAATACAGACCTCTGGGTCCTGCCAGCGGGAGGGGGCGAGATGCAGCAGCTGACGACGGACCCTTCCCCCGACTGGTCGCCCTCGTGGTCGCCCGACGGAAAGCAGATCGCTTTCTACTCCCTGAGAAGCGGGACCCGCCATCTCTGGGTTCTGCCCGTAGCCGGCGGCGAGGCGCGCCAGCTCACGAACAGCGACTTCGAGGATTACTCTCCCCGTTGGTCTCCCGACGGGAGCTCCATCGTCTTCTTCTCCCTTCGAAGCGGAAACATGGACATCTGGGTGATCCCCGCCGAGGGAGGTGAGGCGCGGCAATTCACCGATGACCCCCACGGGGACTTCTCCCCTCAATGGTCACCCGACGGTCAAAGGCTGGTTTGGGTCTCGACGCGAGATTCCGAGGTCCCCAAGCTCTGGCGCATTGCCGTCGACGGCGGCGTTGCCGAGCGCCTGACCCGAGGACCGGCATGGTATCCGATCTATTCCCAGGACGGCTCTCACGTCTATTTCACGGGTTACGGAGAACGAGCAGGCAACCTTTGGGAGGTGCCGGCCGAAGGCGGGCCCGAGCGCCCGGTCACCGACTTAAGAGGCAAACGAGGAAGCCTGGGCTCGGAATCGCTCACGACCGATGGTGAGCACCTTTACTTCGCCTGGGAGGAAGACATCGGCGACATCTGGGTCATGGATGTATCGGAGCGTTGAGCCCCAGTAGTCGTTCATGCACCCGCTGGTGCTACATCCCACCTTTCTGGTGCAGTCGGGCGAGGCTTTCTTCCACCTCATCTCGAGGAAGCCTTCCTCGCTCGAGCTCCTCGTCGCTCCTGCGAAGCAACCTCTTGTAGAGATCGATCGCCTCGGGAACGATCTCTGCGTGGCCCGAATCCAGGAGCTCGAACACCGTGTCCTCGGCGGCGGCGAAATCGCCTTCGCGCTCGTAGTGGCGCACGAGCCTCTTCTCGATCTCAGCGACCCGTCCATAGCTCGAGAGAGTTTCGAGCAAGGTATCGATTCGGCGACGATAGCGATCGCCCTCGGGGATGCGCACGAGGCCTTCGCGGCCGGAGACTTCCAAAAGCAGCCCGAGCGAGCGAAGACGGGCCCGGTAAGCGGAAGCCTCGTCGTCTCGGAGCGTGCTCACCTCTCCTTTCTCGAACAAGAGCTCGGCGACGACCAGGCACTTGGCCGGATCGGGGCTCCCTCCCGGGCTCAGGAGTGCGACGACCTGCTCGACCGGCAACGCGAGCAGCGTATCGACGTCGAGACCGACGAACTCGCGTGATGCCTCGGCGATGGCGGCCTCGGCGTCGTCGAGCCGCCCCGCCTTCCGGAGCGTCAGGATGGCGCCGATCGCTCTGGCAAACTGTTCCAGCAGACGAAGGATGTAGTCCCGCTGAAACACTCAGAGATGATAGTGCAAAGAACTGAAACCTATTGCGGATCCTGGTAGCTCTTGACCGGTGGGAGCTGCGCCCCGGTGAGTCCCGTCGGCGCCTCTTCGGACACGACGGGCATGCGCAAAGTTCCGATTCCCTCGATGGTGGCTACGATCGCCTCACCGCGCCGAAGGAACCGCTGCTCGCCCCGTACCGCTGTTCCCATCCCGACCCCACCCGAAGTCCCGTTGTTGATCACATCGCCAGGAAACAGAGTGACGATCGACGAGCCGTACTCGATGAGCTCCCAGAGCGAATGGATCATGTCCCCTGCCTTCGCCTCTTGCATCTTGGTATCGCCGATGCTGAGCGTCTGATGCAGCTTCTCCATCGGGTCGCCGTAGAACTCCTTGGGCACGATCCACGGACCCATCGGCGCGAACGTGTCATGGCCTTTCGCGACGAACCAGTCGGAGCGC from Vicinamibacteria bacterium harbors:
- a CDS encoding carbon-nitrogen hydrolase family protein, whose translation is MSTLFAIAGIQQWISAVEENASRMESRLNVLMSVYPWVQMVVFSELAFFGPLTVNAQPFPNKTEDRFRELARRHGIWLVPGSMFERDGERIYNTASIIDPEGNLVGRYRKMFPFYPYEEGVSGGEEFFVFDVPEIGRFGVSVCYDMWFPETSRTLAAMGAEVILHPTLTSSIDRDVELAIARATAAQQQLFFFDVNGAGDGGIGRSIVVGPHGDVLHQGAAGEEMFPLEIDLDRVRRSREVGLRGLGQALKSFRDRTVQFPVYGPNWREHGFFHELGPLEKPTRGSKKGLRPAARTEVKE
- a CDS encoding protein kinase; its protein translation is MSSSRWQEVKSIVDAALERDESERARFLEEACRDPDLRREVESLLGFQSTGFLERSPVEPALESERDDPSGALVGQMLSNYKVLSELSRGGMGIVYRALDVKLKREVAIKVLPPHLMANQERKRRFIREAQAAAALEHPHIGVIYEIDDVGDLTFIVMELIQGEKLSDLLSRERLGAKRSLRLITEIAEGLSRAHERGIVHRDVKPGNVMITKDGHAKIIDFGLAKLVEPSGARDTAAFTATAARTDPGVVVGTVSYMSPEQARGEAVDHRSDIFSLGILLYEMLTGKLPFRGPSGAETLNAIINTPAPPIEASVEYPPRLQRILDRCLAKRPEERYAHMAPLVSDLRAAEWDARRPSDRFRIVPRSIRLTAAIVAVAVVVGIGVTAYLSRDRPRPELSQPVQVTLALGVEDYPAWSPDGRFLAYASSESGVFRGGNWDIEIAQLGSGAPLNRTRDYDGVDSYPSWSPDGSQIAFHSGRDGGGVFLMSPLGGTPRRIVPPERSQHAEFSSAPCWSRHGTELAFIDHTELEVLTLATGAFRRFSLPGSSATRYDPSWSPDEKLIAYVAAQNRTATVTQLWVLRLADGEALPLTDGKSKVWSPGWSLDGRSMYFVSDRGGAMDLWQLAVAPDGRPRGEPRALTVGVGMRRAALSADGTRLAYSDGGRIANLWRVPIFEDRAATWSDAEQLTFDQSLITFVEVSPDGRRLAFNSRRAGNTDLWVLPAGGGEMQQLTTDPSPDWSPSWSPDGKQIAFYSLRSGTRHLWVLPVAGGEARQLTNSDFEDYSPRWSPDGSSIVFFSLRSGNMDIWVIPAEGGEARQFTDDPHGDFSPQWSPDGQRLVWVSTRDSEVPKLWRIAVDGGVAERLTRGPAWYPIYSQDGSHVYFTGYGERAGNLWEVPAEGGPERPVTDLRGKRGSLGSESLTTDGEHLYFAWEEDIGDIWVMDVSER
- a CDS encoding DUF6483 family protein, with translation MFQRDYILRLLEQFARAIGAILTLRKAGRLDDAEAAIAEASREFVGLDVDTLLALPVEQVVALLSPGGSPDPAKCLVVAELLFEKGEVSTLRDDEASAYRARLRSLGLLLEVSGREGLVRIPEGDRYRRRIDTLLETLSSYGRVAEIEKRLVRHYEREGDFAAAEDTVFELLDSGHAEIVPEAIDLYKRLLRRSDEELERGRLPRDEVEESLARLHQKGGM